A stretch of DNA from Tissierellales bacterium:
TGTTGAGCGGCTCCTAGACAATCACCAGTATAACCACCAATCCATTTACTAAAGTACCTTCTAAGCAGTATTGCCGTTAATAATACAGGTAGAATAATCAAAAGAAATAAGGGATGTTGTAAAAGTATAAATATAGGAATAACCCAAGATATAGCGATTAGAAAGTTGACAGTGCTAAGTTCTTTTGCAATAGGTTTAGCTTTGCTTAACTCATCTTCTCTTACATAAGATTCTGTGAACATGATATAGACAGCAGCTAATCGACTTAATACATGCGAGAGAATAACTACTAATAAAAACCTATAAAATGTTTGATGGGTTAGTTCATATAATGTAGTAAATTTTAATAAGTAGAGTAAGATAGTACCAATTAGGGCATATGCTCCTGATCGACTGTCTTTCATAATCTCCAATATTTGTAATTTAGTCCATCCTCCTCCAAATCCATCACAAACATCTGCAAAACCATCTTCATGAAAAGCTCCCGTTATCAAAACAGAAGTGATGAGTAGTAAAATTA
This window harbors:
- a CDS encoding adenosylcobinamide-GDP ribazoletransferase, producing MSVLKKNKMKKEITVFLHALMFYTRIPCSKKIIFSPDYLNQATRYFPLIGWIVGIGITGIYGLSNSIFPPSISLILLLITSVLITGAFHEDGFADVCDGFGGGWTKLQILEIMKDSRSGAYALIGTILLYLLKFTTLYELTHQTFYRFLLVVILSHVLSRLAAVYIMFTESYVREDELSKAKPIAKELSTVNFLIAISWVIPIFILLQHPLFLLIILPVLLTAILLRRYFSKWIGGYTGDCLGAAQQITEIIILLCSLVICKYI